A genomic window from Deltaproteobacteria bacterium includes:
- a CDS encoding phosphatase PAP2 family protein, with amino-acid sequence MIGVALALAVGASDKVDVRPAADLTVAGVALVGWIVPELSRNQLVPAHCRLCDGADNTGLPGTGSRGSLNGVDAWFHDAMTGWVLSRSTAGVASDVVAYLLVPAAAIAGAWTTTGPHASDGADWRAVSIVMESALLSGALAEGVKFIAARKRPYVRYGTGEAEGTYGVTDVGSHLGFPSGHTAWVTSLGVALATTATIEESAAAPWLWAGAAVGSVTTSALRMIAEKHYFTDVAAGAAIGAACGVVVPLLHRRGGPLSSGSLSVAAQGPSFALTGRF; translated from the coding sequence CGACGTGCGACCCGCGGCGGATCTCACCGTCGCCGGAGTGGCCCTCGTCGGATGGATCGTTCCGGAGCTCTCGCGGAACCAGCTCGTGCCGGCCCACTGCCGGCTCTGCGACGGCGCCGACAATACCGGCCTTCCCGGGACGGGGTCGCGCGGCTCGCTGAACGGCGTCGACGCCTGGTTTCACGACGCCATGACGGGATGGGTTTTGTCGCGGTCGACGGCGGGCGTCGCCAGCGACGTCGTCGCGTACCTTCTCGTGCCGGCTGCGGCGATTGCCGGCGCCTGGACCACGACGGGGCCGCACGCAAGCGACGGGGCCGATTGGCGTGCCGTGTCCATTGTCATGGAGTCGGCTCTCCTCTCCGGCGCCCTCGCGGAGGGTGTGAAGTTCATCGCCGCGCGCAAGCGGCCATACGTGCGCTACGGCACCGGCGAAGCGGAGGGAACGTACGGCGTGACCGACGTGGGCAGCCACCTCGGCTTTCCCTCAGGCCATACCGCGTGGGTGACGTCGCTCGGCGTCGCCCTGGCGACCACCGCGACCATTGAGGAATCCGCCGCGGCTCCGTGGCTCTGGGCCGGCGCCGCCGTCGGCTCAGTGACGACCTCGGCGCTGCGCATGATCGCTGAGAAGCACTACTTCACCGACGTGGCGGCCGGCGCCGCCATCGGGGCGGCCTGCGGCGTCGTCGTGCCGCTTCTCCACCGGCGCGGCGGGCCGTTGTCCAGCGGCTCGCTGTCGGTTGCCGCGCAGGGGCCCTCGTTTGCGCTGACCGGCCGTTTCTAA
- a CDS encoding alpha-D-glucose phosphate-specific phosphoglucomutase, translating to MTHPLAGKPAPRELLIDVERLRRLYYEEKPDPADPQQRVAFGTSGHRGTALKRAFNEAHILAVTQAVCEYRKAQGTSGPLYLGKDTHALSDPAQDTALSVLAANDVHVLWSRRATPTPVISHAILTYNRGLSRGFADGIVITPSHNPPEDGGIKYNPPSGGPADTAATGWIENRANDLLRNPDSIGRAVRPGMLEEHDFITPYVRDLGNVVDLEPVRGLRLGVDPLGGSNLDYWDPIASEYGLDITVVNRTVDPTFGFMTVDHDGKIRMDCSSPYAMAKLVGLKDQYQLAFGNDTDSDRHGIVTPGAGLMNPNHYLAVAIQYLFTNRTWPARAAVGKTLVSSALIDRVARKIGRTLREVPVGFKWFVDGLLDGSLGFGGEESAGASFLRLDGSVWATDKDGIIMDLLAAEILGRTGKDPGVLYQKISAELGRPVYTRIDAPATPAQKAALKKLSADVVRAGTLAGEPITAKLTKAPGNGADIGGLKVVAQNGWFAARPSGTEDVYKIYAESFRDETHLQRIVDEAKAIVAEAIKTV from the coding sequence ATGACCCATCCGCTCGCCGGAAAGCCGGCCCCGCGCGAATTGTTGATCGATGTCGAGCGGCTGCGCCGGCTCTATTACGAAGAGAAGCCCGATCCCGCGGATCCGCAGCAGCGCGTGGCGTTCGGGACCAGCGGCCACCGCGGTACCGCACTGAAGCGTGCGTTCAACGAGGCGCACATCCTCGCCGTGACCCAGGCCGTCTGCGAGTACCGCAAGGCCCAGGGGACGAGCGGCCCGCTTTATCTCGGCAAGGACACGCACGCGCTCTCGGATCCGGCGCAGGACACTGCCCTGTCGGTTCTCGCGGCCAACGACGTGCACGTCCTCTGGTCGCGCCGCGCCACGCCCACGCCGGTGATCTCGCACGCGATCCTCACGTACAACCGCGGGCTCTCGCGCGGGTTCGCGGACGGGATCGTGATCACGCCGTCGCACAATCCGCCCGAGGATGGTGGCATCAAGTACAACCCGCCGAGCGGCGGACCGGCCGACACCGCGGCGACGGGATGGATCGAGAACCGCGCGAACGACCTCTTGCGGAACCCGGACTCGATCGGACGCGCGGTGCGGCCCGGGATGCTTGAGGAGCACGATTTCATCACACCTTACGTGCGCGATCTGGGCAACGTCGTCGATCTGGAGCCCGTGCGCGGGTTGCGGCTGGGAGTCGATCCGCTCGGCGGATCGAACCTCGATTACTGGGATCCGATCGCGTCGGAGTACGGCCTCGACATCACCGTGGTGAACCGGACGGTCGATCCGACGTTCGGGTTCATGACGGTCGATCACGACGGCAAGATCCGGATGGACTGCTCGTCGCCCTACGCAATGGCGAAGCTGGTGGGGCTCAAGGATCAGTACCAGCTCGCCTTCGGCAACGACACGGACTCCGACCGGCACGGGATCGTCACGCCCGGCGCCGGGCTGATGAACCCCAATCACTATCTCGCGGTCGCGATCCAGTACTTGTTCACGAACCGGACCTGGCCGGCTCGCGCGGCAGTGGGGAAGACGCTCGTGTCTTCCGCGCTGATCGATCGTGTGGCGCGGAAGATCGGGCGGACGCTGCGCGAGGTGCCGGTCGGGTTCAAATGGTTCGTCGACGGGCTCCTCGACGGGTCGCTGGGCTTCGGCGGAGAAGAGAGCGCCGGCGCGTCATTCCTCCGCCTTGACGGGAGCGTGTGGGCCACGGACAAGGACGGGATCATCATGGACTTGCTCGCGGCCGAGATCCTCGGACGCACCGGCAAGGATCCTGGCGTGCTCTATCAGAAGATCTCCGCCGAGCTCGGACGCCCGGTGTACACGCGCATCGATGCGCCCGCGACACCGGCACAGAAGGCGGCGCTGAAGAAGCTCTCCGCCGACGTAGTCCGCGCCGGCACGCTCGCTGGGGAGCCAATCACGGCGAAGCTGACGAAGGCGCCAGGAAACGGCGCCGACATCGGCGGCCTCAAGGTCGTCGCGCAGAACGGCTGGTTCGCAGCTCGGCCGTCAGGTACCGAGGACGTCTACAAGATCTACGCGGAAAGCTTCCGCGACGAGACGCACCTGCAACGCATCGTCGACGAGGCGAAAGCCATCGTGGCGGAAGCGATCAAGACGGTCTGA
- a CDS encoding acyl-CoA dehydrogenase codes for MPFDPGASFGKSLFFGDILEDQLFPYPEMPRDQAELVAPICETIDRYMAGIDRRKLDRDGEFPAELLQSLKEMGLFGLIVPEEHGGLGLSNSGYARVMQQVASWDASIAVTLGAHSSIGFKGLLLFGNDAQKRRYLPKLASGENIAAFCLTEPGSGSDAFSIKTSARRDGDFYVLNGQKLWITNGGIADFYTVFAKTTLDTAEQKGKITAFIVTRDLGGITHGPHEDKMGIRASNTTAVFFDNVRVPATNVLGEEGKGFKVAMSILNHGRTGLGAGAVGGQRKLLQLAIAHAAERKQFGRPLASFGKIKEKLGRIATNLYVSESLCYFVSSTIDRGAVDYSVEGAATKVFNSEAVWSATDEALQIAGGMGYMREQPYEQAMRDTRINRIFEGTNEILRQYIGLTGLQKPGEYLKGLGKDLSSSLRDPIKGFGLLREYAVRKARQTVPMQAVPYGRTPQIGKAHPTLHEQVVYLEDAAQALAALCETSLRRHGRNIVEQQLQVGRIADIAIDLLALAAALARTTRIIEQRGVEKAKNEISMTYTFYSDARTRIRANSRASGGHNNDQSLQDVADAAVAAGGYQNDFLK; via the coding sequence ATGCCCTTCGACCCCGGCGCTTCCTTCGGCAAGTCGCTGTTCTTCGGCGACATCCTCGAGGACCAGCTCTTCCCCTACCCGGAGATGCCGCGAGACCAGGCCGAGCTGGTTGCGCCGATCTGCGAGACCATCGACCGGTACATGGCCGGGATCGACAGGCGCAAGCTGGATCGCGACGGTGAGTTCCCTGCGGAGCTGCTCCAGTCGCTGAAGGAGATGGGCCTGTTCGGGCTGATCGTGCCGGAAGAGCACGGCGGCCTCGGGCTCTCCAACTCCGGTTACGCGAGAGTGATGCAGCAGGTTGCTTCCTGGGACGCGTCGATCGCCGTGACCCTCGGCGCACATTCCAGCATCGGTTTCAAAGGCCTCCTGCTGTTCGGCAACGACGCGCAGAAGCGGCGCTACCTTCCGAAGCTCGCATCGGGCGAGAACATCGCTGCGTTCTGCCTGACCGAGCCGGGGAGCGGGTCGGACGCGTTCTCGATCAAGACCAGCGCGCGCCGTGACGGCGACTTCTACGTCCTCAACGGGCAGAAGCTCTGGATCACCAACGGCGGCATCGCGGACTTCTACACCGTGTTCGCGAAGACGACTCTGGATACGGCGGAGCAGAAGGGAAAGATCACCGCCTTCATCGTCACCCGCGACCTCGGCGGCATCACGCACGGCCCGCACGAGGACAAGATGGGGATTCGCGCCTCGAACACGACCGCCGTCTTCTTCGACAACGTGCGCGTGCCTGCGACGAACGTCCTCGGCGAGGAAGGCAAGGGCTTCAAGGTGGCGATGAGCATCCTCAACCACGGCCGCACCGGCCTGGGCGCTGGCGCGGTGGGAGGGCAGCGCAAGCTCCTTCAGCTCGCGATCGCGCATGCGGCCGAGCGCAAGCAGTTTGGCCGTCCGCTCGCGAGCTTCGGCAAGATCAAGGAGAAGCTCGGGCGGATCGCGACGAACCTCTACGTCAGCGAGTCCCTCTGCTACTTCGTCTCCTCGACCATCGATCGCGGGGCGGTCGACTACTCGGTGGAAGGAGCCGCCACCAAGGTCTTCAACTCCGAGGCGGTGTGGAGCGCCACCGACGAGGCGCTGCAGATCGCCGGCGGCATGGGCTACATGCGCGAGCAGCCCTACGAGCAAGCGATGCGCGACACCCGCATCAACCGCATCTTCGAGGGGACGAACGAGATCCTGCGGCAGTACATCGGGCTGACCGGGCTGCAGAAGCCAGGCGAGTACCTGAAGGGTCTCGGCAAGGATCTGTCGAGCTCGCTCAGGGACCCGATCAAGGGATTCGGGCTCTTGCGCGAATACGCCGTCCGGAAAGCGCGCCAGACCGTGCCGATGCAGGCAGTGCCCTACGGGCGGACGCCGCAGATCGGCAAGGCGCATCCCACTTTGCACGAGCAGGTCGTGTACCTGGAGGACGCGGCCCAGGCGCTGGCCGCGCTCTGCGAGACGTCGCTGCGCAGGCATGGGCGCAACATCGTCGAGCAGCAGCTGCAAGTGGGCCGCATCGCCGACATCGCCATCGATCTGCTGGCCCTCGCCGCCGCCCTCGCCCGCACGACACGGATCATCGAGCAGCGCGGCGTGGAGAAGGCGAAGAACGAGATCTCGATGACGTATACGTTCTACTCGGACGCGCGGACGCGCATCCGCGCCAACTCGCGCGCCAGCGGCGGGCACAACAACGACCAGTCGCTCCAGGACGTCGCCGACGCGGCCGTCGCCGCCGGCGGCTACCAGAACGACTTCCTCAAGTGA